A single window of Bacteroidota bacterium DNA harbors:
- a CDS encoding tetratricopeptide repeat protein has protein sequence MRYLIVSIILLLSIKLKSQSDLPEISKYEAKFESIFTFIKNNDTIIAASKSYLENSLDSAANEPLLKNYLKLLLARTYRKENPKRSNELLDEVKLFLKQNKYYIHLQLTYNVIKARILYEINQDCKSSYNLYQENSPKLAFYKSLDKYWNIENETKTGLILSLLCLGKDQQALDSLKIFEKEINPIENLKEYVFALSTIGYIHTKFKNYKDGTIYFKKVIELLEDNKDLVSNYFAALNNLAYIYRTTERYSESIELLQKGLKKARSVNDVNNTLLITNNLGFNFLQIKNYKSAALLGEQALSKSISNEYKFHKANANRLLGHTYYFTGDYHKSEMHIDSAISYYRNIKQIENYRNCLNIKAKLYLIKKDYAAASIINNEIIGLLDSVNLSKQYESLQKNLVEYESEKKDAEITILSQKDEINALKIKQQNLSIRYLVAGVLLLTTLALIVVIYQRRINKINTLTLRSKLARAQFNPHFINNALAGIQINLLDYNDENLINHVSSVSKLTRYILESTFREEWTLSEEIQLINLYIESQQYRLKNSFDFNFKIELNQESLNTYMIPSAITQIPLENTIIHGGYDKNNGGKIELTLSLKEKSICISITNNILAPESSKVMSKPKDSTSRGLELTKKRIETHCKIHNSEGNTSIIIENEAARVEMLLPIIVSKTT, from the coding sequence ATGCGTTACTTAATTGTTTCAATCATATTACTGCTTTCGATTAAGCTAAAAAGCCAATCAGATTTACCTGAAATAAGTAAATACGAAGCCAAGTTCGAATCGATTTTTACCTTTATTAAAAATAATGATACCATAATAGCTGCCTCAAAATCTTATCTTGAAAATTCTTTAGATTCTGCAGCTAACGAACCTCTTTTAAAAAATTATTTGAAATTATTACTTGCTCGCACATATAGAAAGGAAAACCCTAAAAGATCCAATGAGTTGTTGGATGAAGTAAAACTATTTTTAAAGCAAAACAAATATTATATCCATTTGCAACTTACCTATAATGTAATAAAAGCACGGATTCTTTATGAAATAAATCAAGATTGCAAGTCTTCTTATAATCTTTATCAGGAAAACAGTCCAAAACTTGCATTTTATAAATCTCTTGACAAATATTGGAACATAGAAAACGAAACCAAAACAGGTTTAATACTATCTTTGCTGTGTTTAGGTAAAGATCAACAAGCACTTGACTCTCTTAAAATATTTGAAAAAGAAATAAATCCAATAGAAAACCTAAAAGAATATGTATTCGCCTTAAGTACTATCGGATACATCCATACAAAATTTAAAAATTACAAAGACGGTACAATATATTTTAAAAAGGTAATTGAATTATTAGAAGACAACAAAGATTTAGTCAGTAATTATTTTGCTGCTCTTAATAACCTGGCTTATATATATCGTACAACAGAAAGGTACTCAGAAAGTATTGAGCTTCTTCAAAAAGGCTTAAAGAAAGCCAGGAGTGTTAATGACGTAAACAATACCCTTCTTATTACAAACAATCTTGGTTTTAACTTCTTACAAATTAAAAATTACAAAAGTGCTGCGCTATTAGGAGAGCAGGCACTGAGTAAAAGCATCTCAAACGAGTACAAATTTCATAAAGCAAATGCCAATAGATTGCTTGGCCACACTTATTACTTTACCGGAGATTATCATAAATCCGAAATGCATATTGATTCAGCAATCAGCTATTACAGAAACATCAAGCAAATAGAGAATTACAGAAATTGTTTGAATATTAAGGCAAAGTTATACTTAATAAAAAAAGACTATGCTGCCGCTTCAATTATAAATAATGAAATTATTGGATTACTGGATAGCGTTAATTTAAGTAAACAATATGAGAGTTTACAAAAAAATCTTGTTGAATATGAGTCAGAAAAAAAAGATGCAGAAATCACCATCCTATCTCAGAAAGACGAAATCAACGCGTTAAAAATTAAGCAACAAAATTTATCCATAAGATACTTAGTTGCCGGAGTATTACTTCTAACAACCCTGGCTTTAATCGTAGTAATATACCAAAGAAGAATTAATAAAATCAATACACTCACATTAAGATCAAAATTGGCAAGGGCTCAATTTAATCCGCACTTTATCAACAATGCACTTGCCGGAATTCAAATCAATTTACTTGATTATAACGATGAAAACCTAATAAATCATGTTTCATCAGTTTCAAAACTTACACGATATATTCTTGAAAGCACTTTTAGAGAGGAATGGACACTTTCTGAAGAAATTCAATTGATTAATCTTTACATTGAATCACAACAATACAGACTTAAAAATAGTTTCGATTTTAATTTCAAAATCGAATTAAATCAAGAAAGCTTAAACACTTATATGATTCCAAGCGCTATCACTCAGATACCATTGGAGAACACTATTATTCATGGAGGATATGATAAAAATAATGGGGGGAAAATTGAACTTACCCTTTCCTTAAAAGAGAAAAGCATTTGTATCTCGATTACAAACAACATACTTGCTCCTGAATCCTCTAAAGTAATGTCAAAACCTAAAGATTCAACCTCAAGAGGTTTAGAGTTAACCAAAAAAAGAATTGAAACCCATTGTAAAATTC